From a region of the Candidatus Gracilibacteria bacterium genome:
- a CDS encoding DUF84 family protein, which produces MKIAIGTTRLPKLEGIKKGILDCPYFQDILSEIEYFPHNVASEISDMPLSLDEVMLGAKNRATNLKTLETADFYIGIEGGTSSIGNKKYIFGVVYIENNQSEGHYGFSPMMEVPSLIEKKLYQEGLELGPIMGELSGNTDIRSENGSMGAWSNDMLTRTDEFSAAFKAAIAPFYNEYYKI; this is translated from the coding sequence ATGAAAATAGCAATCGGAACCACGAGGCTTCCAAAATTAGAATGAATTAAAAAATGAATTTTAGATTGCCCGTATTTTCAAGATATACTTTCAGAAATAGAGTATTTTCCTCACAATGTAGCAAGTGAAATCTCTGATATGCCACTCTCTCTTGATGAAGTTATGCTGTGAGCTAAAAATAGAGCTACAAATCTCAAAACTCTTGAAACTGCAGATTTTTATATTTGAATAGAGTGAGGTACAAGTAGTATTTGAAATAAAAAATACATATTTTGAGTCGTATACATTGAAAATAATCAATCTGAGTGACACTATGGTTTTTCTCCTATGATGGAAGTTCCAAGTTTGATTGAGAAAAAACTCTATCAAGAATGACTCGAACTCTGACCAATAATGTGAGAACTTTCTTGAAATACAGATATTCGCAGTGAAAATGGCAGTATGGGAGCCTGGTCCAATGATATGCTTACCAGAACTGATGAATTCTCAGCAGCATTCAAAGCTGCTATTGCTCCGTTTTATAATGAGTATTATAAGATATAG
- a CDS encoding NUDIX hydrolase has translation MRQVVRALLKNEEGKYLLVQHHKSDIWTLPGGHVDEGETLHQAMKREIKEEFNLKMKFLGAKDDFELENIKSQVLPLAMYKIYYNSKKFGEVKKCEYIFHAEVKQESMPKFKIQEKEIKDYGWFEVREIIKMESIFPQIPKLFSKITA, from the coding sequence ATGCGACAAGTTGTACGAGCACTTCTGAAAAATGAAGAATGAAAATACTTGTTGGTCCAACATCATAAGTCTGATATTTGGACTCTGCCTGGAGGACATGTGGATGAGTGAGAGACGCTCCATCAAGCAATGAAAAGAGAAATTAAAGAAGAGTTTAATTTGAAAATGAAGTTTTTAGGAGCAAAGGATGATTTTGAACTTGAGAACATCAAGAGCCAAGTTCTCCCACTGGCTATGTATAAAATCTATTATAATTCAAAGAAATTTTGAGAAGTAAAAAAATGTGAATATATATTTCACGCGGAAGTAAAGCAAGAATCAATGCCAAAATTTAAAATACAAGAAAAAGAAATCAAAGATTATTGATGGTTTGAAGTAAGAGAAATTATAAAAATGGAAAGTATATTTCCTCAAATACCTAAATTGTTCTCAAAAATAACTGCTTAG
- a CDS encoding HD domain-containing protein → MNNEVLQDALKMQEAMKLKFTYRFGNRLKGDKESVAAHTWSMFLIADYLEEKLHHLAPGKYDLDMKKVCKLIMYHDLIEAETGDEDLDPSNSENHNAKGEQEKHAMETFPTKLPKEIQSKFVSAYNEYEERKSLESKFVKIVDIIEAEFFCFNKGYLFKNWTKDYHESKRLHHYLDFPELLYIQEALIKNAHNNYYKK, encoded by the coding sequence ATGAATAATGAAGTTTTACAAGATGCTCTCAAAATGCAAGAAGCTATGAAACTCAAATTTACCTATCGTTTTTGAAACAGACTCAAAGGTGACAAAGAATCAGTCGCAGCACATACTTGGAGTATGTTTCTTATTGCTGATTACCTGGAAGAGAAACTACATCACCTAGCTCCATGAAAATACGATTTAGATATGAAAAAAGTTTGCAAACTTATAATGTATCATGATCTTATAGAAGCAGAAACGGGTGATGAGGATTTAGATCCGAGTAATAGCGAAAATCACAATGCTAAATGAGAACAAGAAAAGCATGCTATGGAGACTTTTCCTACCAAACTTCCAAAAGAAATACAGTCAAAATTTGTTTCAGCATATAATGAGTATGAAGAACGAAAATCACTTGAAAGTAAGTTCGTAAAAATAGTAGATATTATCGAAGCAGAGTTCTTTTGCTTTAATAAATGATATTTATTTAAAAACTGGACAAAAGATTATCACGAGTCAAAGAGACTCCATCACTACTTAGACTTTCCAGAATTACTGTATATTCAAGAAGCATTAATTAAAAATGCTCATAATAATTATTATAAAAAATAG
- a CDS encoding GNAT family N-acetyltransferase yields MQLPKIDDIIETPRCILKIPQESEAEKMLELINKNTLEFMPWSKCKSIKEQQAHIKERHNGVRESVSWSAAIYLKSGEMIGSFGVPRTMEKTKTIEIGYWLGEKYQGKGYMSEVLKLFVDYIYCNFNTENIIVRVNILNKNSCKVAERCNFKKDGILRKDDIIRGKYEDIAHYSYTKEDYLSQID; encoded by the coding sequence ATGCAACTTCCCAAAATAGACGATATCATAGAAACTCCTAGATGTATTCTAAAAATACCTCAAGAATCTGAAGCTGAGAAGATGTTAGAGTTAATAAATAAAAATACACTTGAGTTTATGCCTTGGAGTAAATGCAAAAGCATAAAAGAACAACAAGCACACATTAAAGAACGACATAATTGAGTGAGAGAATCTGTATCTTGGTCTGCAGCAATCTATTTAAAATCTTGAGAAATGATTGGAAGTTTTTGAGTTCCTAGAACTATGGAAAAAACAAAGACTATAGAAATTGGCTACTGGTTATGAGAAAAATATCAATGAAAGTGATATATGTCAGAAGTTTTAAAATTATTTGTAGATTATATATATTGTAATTTCAATACTGAAAATATAATTGTACGTGTAAATATCTTAAATAAAAATTCATGCAAAGTCGCAGAAAGATGTAATTTTAAAAAAGACTGAATTCTAAGAAAAGATGATATTATTAGGTGAAAATACGAAGATATAGCTCATTATAGTTATACAAAAGAGGATTATTTATCACAAATAGACTAA
- a CDS encoding class I SAM-dependent methyltransferase, whose translation MQDINQKSTTQIYNDGAIQYKKSCEDFVFPGNMFEYFLDELSGKKILDVGCAFGRDVMRLRAVGYEAYGIDISQELLTLADSSVSHFLFEGDITNLDKLYSNSSFDGIISSVSIVHLDKNIALKALEDIFNLLQNSGVFFLTLKISESGDTIFKNSTSLPGVQKKYVYYKESEILKILEEIGLNIYKTHIYHNETDDWMSIICKK comes from the coding sequence ATGCAAGATATAAATCAAAAAAGTACGACTCAAATATACAATGACTGAGCTATTCAATACAAAAAAAGCTGTGAAGACTTTGTGTTTCCAGGAAATATGTTTGAGTATTTTTTAGATGAACTCTCAGGAAAAAAAATATTAGATGTATGATGTGCCTTTTGAAGAGATGTTATGAGACTCAGAGCAGTTTGATATGAGGCCTATGGGATTGATATATCTCAAGAACTTCTAACTTTAGCAGATAGCTCTGTATCACATTTTCTATTTGAGTGAGATATAACTAATTTGGATAAGCTCTATTCAAATTCAAGTTTTGATTGAATAATTTCATCTGTATCAATTGTTCATTTGGATAAAAATATAGCACTAAAAGCGTTGGAAGATATTTTTAATCTACTACAAAATTCTTGAGTATTTTTTCTCACACTCAAGATTTCTGAATCTTGAGATACTATATTTAAAAATAGTACTTCACTTCCAGGAGTTCAAAAGAAATATGTATATTACAAAGAATCTGAAATACTTAAAATATTAGAAGAAATATGACTAAATATTTATAAAACTCATATATATCATAACGAAACTGATGATTGGATGAGTATAATTTGTAAAAAATAA
- a CDS encoding GNAT family N-acetyltransferase, translating to MEIIKISPDNGFASEYEKLIKTTWPRDFKEDFNGEKFSDKTGIHECDILIAQENGVFLGGAIISKDIFINQFSTKKKIKYKKYLQENGYKALVYLIINPNYRGKKIGFKILNYILNNYEKIWLSYEPGTILFYEKGGFKHYLDPISNDITGIMINQ from the coding sequence ATGGAAATAATAAAAATATCACCTGACAATTGATTTGCATCAGAATACGAAAAACTTATTAAAACAACTTGGCCAAGAGATTTTAAGGAAGATTTTAACTGAGAAAAATTTTCAGATAAAACTGGTATTCATGAATGTGATATTTTAATAGCTCAAGAAAATTGAGTTTTTTTATGATGAGCAATTATATCTAAAGATATTTTTATAAATCAATTTAGTACAAAGAAAAAAATAAAATATAAAAAGTATTTACAAGAAAATTGATACAAAGCATTAGTGTATCTTATTATTAATCCAAATTATAGATGAAAAAAGATAGGATTTAAAATCCTAAATTATATCTTAAATAATTATGAAAAAATATGGCTCAGTTATGAACCAGGAACTATTCTATTTTATGAAAAATGATGATTTAAGCATTATTTAGATCCAATATCAAATGATATTACAGGTATCATGATTAATCAATAA